The Medicago truncatula cultivar Jemalong A17 chromosome 4, MtrunA17r5.0-ANR, whole genome shotgun sequence genome includes a region encoding these proteins:
- the LOC25492619 gene encoding FT-interacting protein 3: MQKPPNSHEFALKETTPNIGAGAVTRDKLSCTYDLVEQMQYLYVRVVKAKELPTKDVTGSLDPYVEVKLGNYKGITKHFEKKSNPQWNQVFAFSKDRIQASVLEVIVKDKDVIADDFVGRVWFDLNDIPKRIPPDSPLAPQWYRLEDRKGEKVKGELMLAVWMGTQADEAFPDSWHSDAAMVGSEAVANIRSKVYLSPKLWYVRVNVIEAQDLIPSDKSRYPEVFVKVALGNQFSRTRISQLKTINPIWNEDLMFVAAEPFEEPLVLTVEDRVGQNKDETLGKCMIPLQMVQRRLDHKPVNTRWHNLEKHLVVEGEKKDTKFASRIHLRLCLDGGYHVLDESTHHSSDLRPTAKQLWKSSIGILEVGIISAHGLMPMKTRDGRGTTDAYCVAKFGQKWIRTRTIVDSFSPKWNEQYTWEVFDPSTVITIGVFDNNHLHGGDKSKDSRIGKVRIRLSTLETDRVYTHSYPLLVLNPSGVKKTGEVQLAVRFTNSSYFNMLYMYSMPLLPKMHYIHPLSVIQLDHLRHQATQIVSMRLSRAEPPLRKEVVEYMLDVDSHMWSMRRSKANFFRIMKVLSSLIAFGKWFDQICNWKNPITSILIHILFIILVLYPELILPTIFLYMFMIGIWNFRWRPRHPPHMDTRLSHADAAFPNELDEEFDTFPTSRSSDIVRMRYDRLRSIGGRVQSVVGDLATQGERFQSLLSWRDPRATTLFVTFCFVAAMILYVTPFQVVLLITGFYVLRHPRFRQKLPSVPLNFFRRLPARSDSML, translated from the coding sequence ATGCAGAAGCCACCAAATTCTCATGAGTTTGCCCTTAAGGAGACAACGCCGAACATTGGAGCAGGGGCAGTCACAAGGGACAAGCTATCCTGCACCTATGACTTGGTCGAGCAAATGCAATACCTCTACGTTCGTGTCGTCAAAGCCAAAGAATTACCTACAAAAGATGTCACTGGTAGTCTTGATCCCTATGTTGAAGTGAAGCTTGGAAACTACAAGGGAATTACGAAGCATTTTGAGAAGAAGTCAAATCCCCAGTGGAATCAGGTTTTCGCCTTCTCCAAAGATCGGATCCAGGCTTCGGTTTTGGAGGTGATTGTTAAAGATAAAGATGTTATAGCAGATGACTTTGTAGGGAGGGTGTGGTTTGATCTGAATGATATACCGAAACGTATACCACCAGATAGCCCTTTGGCTCCGCAATGGTATAGGCTCGAAGATCGCAAAGGTGAGAAAGTCAAGGGAGAGTTAATGCTTGCAGTTTGGATGGGAACTCAAGCAGATGAGGCATTTCCTGACTCTTGGCATTCTGATGCAGCAATGGTTGGATCTGAAGCAGTTGCAAatataagatcaaaagtttacTTGTCTCCCAAGCTTTGGTATGTTAGGGTCAATGTAATCGAAGCTCAGGACTTGATTCCAAGTGATAAAAGCCGGTATCCTGAAGTTTTTGTGAAGGTTGCTCTAGGGAATCAGTTTTCAAGAACTAGAATATCTCAACTGAAGACCATAAATCCTATATGGAATGAAGATTTGATGTTTGTCGCAGCCGAGCCATTCGAGGAACCTTTGGTTTTAACCGTGGAAGACAGGGTTGGACAGAACAAAGATGAAACCCTAGGAAAGTGTATGATTCCTTTGCAGATGGTGCAAAGGCGGTTAGACCATAAGCCGGTGAACACTCGGTGGCATAATCTTGAGAAGCACTTGGTTGTTGAAGGTGAAAAAAAGGACACGAAATTTGCAAGCAGGATACATTTAAGGttatgtttggatggaggatACCACGTGCTGGACGAGTCAACGCATCACAGTAGTGATCTTAGGCCAACGGCGAAGCAGCTATGGAAGTCAAGTATTGGTATTCTAGAAGTAGGGATTATAAGTGCACATGGGTTGATGCCGATGAAAACTAGAGATGGTAGAGGAACCACAGATGCTTATTGCGTAGCGAAATTCGGACAGAAGTGGATCCGAACTAGGACAATCGTCGATAGCTTTAGTCCAAAGTGGAATGAACAATACACTTGGGAAGTATTTGATCCATCTACTGTTATCACAATAGGTGTCTTTGATAACAATCATTTACATGGAGGAGACAAATCAAAGGATTCTAGGATAGGGAAGGTAAGAATTCGGTTATCTACTCTTGAAACCGATAGAGTTTACACACATTCATATCCTCTTTTAGTATTAAATCCGTCAGGAGTGAAGAAAACAGGAGAAGTTCAATTGGCTGTCAGGTTCACAAATTCTTCTTACTTCAACATGTTGTATATGTATTCCATGCCGCTGTTGCCGAAGATGCACTACATTCATCCCTTATCGGTGATTCAGCTCGACCATCTGAGGCATCAAGCGACACAAATTGTGTCGATGAGGCTGAGCCGAGCTGAGCCACCGCTAAGGAAAGAAGTAGTAGAATACATGCTTGATGTGGATTCACATATGTGGAGTATGAGAAGAAGCAAAGCCAATTTCTTCAGGATAATGAAAGTTTTATCGAGTTTGATCGCATTTGGAAAATGGTTTGATCAAATTTGCAATTGGAAAAACCCGATCACATCGATACTAATTCATATCCTATTCATAATATTAGTTCTTTACCCTGAACTAATACTTCCAACAATTTTCCTATACATGTTCATGATTGGAATATGGAACTTTAGATGGAGGCCAAGACACCCTCCACATATGGACACTAGACTATCTCATGCCGACGCAGCTTTTCCGAATGAACTAGACGAAGAGTTCGACACATTCCCTACATCGCGTTCCTCAGATATTGTTCGAATGAGATACGACCGATTAAGAAGCATTGGAGGGAGAGTTCAAAGTGTTGTAGGTGATCTTGCAACTCAAGGAGAAAGGTTTCAAAGTCTTTTAAGTTGGAGAGATCCAAGGGCTACAACACTTTTTGtaacattttgttttgttgctgCTATGATTCTTTATGTTACTCCTTTTCAAGTTGTGTTACTAATTACTGGCTTTTATGTTCTGAGACATCCTAGATTCAGACAGAAACTTCCATCAGTTCCTCTTAATTTCTTTAGGAGGTTACCTGCTAGATCAGATAGCATGTTATAG